The genomic DNA AATATTTGACATAGTTTCGCACATAAAAcataactacaatgaccataatccattgcgtacctacttgtcttgtctgtgtaaagccttatttactttaaagaactactaaaatagtcattttgtcagacagcagctctacactttgactgactgatccattcatccttccatccctcagccttcctctcctctgaagacccagtgagggtggagctcagtcagagagctgttgagggactggttaggaagaacacttctacagccagaggtgagaggtcacacatGGTTTAAATGGTAAATATGTATGTCCCCTTAGTGGTTCATCACATAAGCAAAAGGGAATATGTTCCATCATCCATGTTTATTTACATTAGTGCAAATTGTCTACTGATATGGGTGTAATTTCTCACCCCATTTGGCTGTATGAAAGTTAATTTCCCCTCAGACACACATATTTGTTCTTTATTATTATGAAGGTCATGTGTCAAATGTACTTTTCCCTACTCATTCACCACATCCCTTTACACTGCTTATGCAATTTCAGTGGCCTGACTATGTCAAAGGCCCATCCTGGTGGATCTGAACCTAATGCAGCTCTGAGTGATCAGATGACAGAAGTCACATTTAAGTGCCAGGTGTAACTGAGGCCATAGATGCTCCATATCTTTAATATGactaaatgtgtttctgtgttgccgGGGCAATCAAGAAATGGAACGGCAaggccacagaacatgacataagcagagctgtgggagaccacctcaagcccctggtagagccgggggtggtgtttaccactccaccacgccttcagcaggcttgaaaagtgggattgatctgtttgatccatttgtttgtatcaaaaaaaagcactaaataaacttcagttagtgctaaatacggctgctagaatcctgactagaaccaaaaaatgtgatcatattactccagtgctagcctctctacactggcttcctgtcaaagcaagggctgatttcaaggttttactgctaacctacaaagcattacatgggcttgctcctacctatctctctgatttggtcctgccgtacatacctacacgtacgctacggtcacaattgtcctaattgtccctagaatttctaagcaaacagctggaggcagggctttctcctatagagctccatttttatggaacggtctgcctacccatgtcagagacgcaaactcggtctcaaccttcaagtctctactgaagactcatctcttcagtgggtcatatgattgagtgtagtctggcccaggagtgggaaggtgaacggaaaggctctggagcaacgaaccacccttgctgtctctgcctggccggttcccctatttccactgggattctctgcctctaaccctattacaggggctgagtcactggcttactggggctctctcatgccgtccctggagggggtgcgtcacctgagtgggttgattcactgatgtggtcatcctgtcaccccccccccccccttgggttgtgccgtggcggaggtctttgtgggctatactcagccttgtctcaggatggtaagttagtggttgaagatatccttctagtggtgtgggggctgtgctttggaccatgccccaggactacctgacatgatgactccttgctgtccccagtccacctggctgtgctgctgctccagtttcaactgttctgccttattattattattcgaccatgctggtcatttatgaacatttgaacatcttggccatgttctgttataatctccacccggcacagccagaagagaactggccatcccacatatgctctctctaattctctctttctttctctctctcggaggacctgagccctaggaccatgccccaggaatatctgacatgatgactccttgctgtccccagtccacctgactgtgctgctgctccagtttcgactgttctgccttattattattcgaccatgctggtcatttatgaacatttgaacatcttggccatgttctgttataatctccacccggcacagccagaagaggactggccaccccacatagcctggttcctctctaggtttcttcctaggttttggcctttctagggagtttttcctagccaccgtgcttctacacctgcattgcttgctgtttggggttttaggctgggtttctgtacagcactttgagatatcagctgatgtacgaagggctatataaataaatttgatttgatttaaagacaggaagcaaaccaaacaggtggttaaaataatttattacaatcaataccattcatactattacaaaatcataattctcattcattcttaattaattctatttacaaaaacatcaaacaaaaacaaacctcaggggagcatcgtccctccccgtcatacctaaccaatacctaaccctttccctatctccccttccctaatctatccccttaccaaactcactctaacactcccagccctaaaccccctttccacctctcccgtgccgcatgcttcccccacttcctctcctccctcttcatcttccccctcaaatcaccttccacccttctcactatcccttccaccccccaatctctccctgtcttgactaaattctgcctggcttcccacagtccctttttaaagagactcatgagaagccacagcagaaacctgtccctatccgttccctttgctctccctacgcctctctctagcctagcccatgtcaaaacaaaatcactcctaaccacacctagcattacccgtgccctagcccagactagtccggcaaaggcacagtcccagaaggcatggcgcacagtctcctccctgccacaagaggatcttggacaggtgggggattgcaccaaactataccggtacaagatggcacgtaccggcaagcacttatggaggcccaaccaattcaggtccttgagcctattgtccaggccccgcgcctgcactccctcccagaccactgacgagatgcccgctacaggcgcaggactccctgcctgcctgacctcctcgtacaggtgcctgtggtctaaacctactcgggcaacttcaacctcggggtgcgcacgcagccacttggccgcatggccaaaatgccacggcagctgttccgcccgaggacccgcgttagaccacaccattacgcgtctcgccttatacgagaagaacacccgcaggaggtaaccggacgggtgtataaccggacgagcaagctccgtcaacaagaaagaaacaaaaatggcgtccagcttgagggggaaatgtggtacccccctacctccctccccgatgggacagatcatgcgtgccctggcgacccactcgcacctgccactccacataaactgaaacacaagtctcactagaggcctcctcagacaagccggcaatgggtagatgtatgccacatacaaaagagacggcaacacatccacctttaggaccaggactttgcccataaaagacaaatacctagccttccacattgctagcttcctctgtaccactgcgatacgcatgttccagtttagcgtcgctgagccggaggtctcaaaatgaaccccgagaatcctcagggccccttcacagagagataaccccccaggcacatccgttctaccgcgccatcttccgaaaaacttgacggaagactttacatggttcagaactgctcccgacgctcgggtgaaatccccaaagatggcaagggaccttgtcaggcacgagtccttgcacaacagcaaggaagtgtcgtcggcgtactgcgtcatcttaacacgcagcccaccgcttccagggatcaacaagccttccacccctgtgtctgccctaatggcagcccccagaggctccatgtacagaacgaagaggagagccgagagtgggcatccctgcctgaccccagacgagaggtcaaaaacgtcacctaagtgactatttacactaactcgacaccccgctccgacatataaagtacggatccatcctataaacttctccccaaatcctaatctacctaacaccctgaatagaaaagatctattcacgcgatcaaaagctttcgcctgatctagcgctgctaccattaaaggcagccctctatcttcaacccaagcgatggaatccctgatcaactgtaggttccatcttatagagcggccctctaccccgcacgtctgatcctcgtggacgacgtagggaagggctgtgcgcaaccggtctgctaaaacctttgcaagaatcttgtaatctacgcacagcatggtcaatggccgccagttgccaaggtcagttgcttcccccttcttataaagaagtgacagcacaccaacagccattgatccccccgggacccccgtctcaaggatggccttcaagacttcgagaaccactggtccaagtataccccaaaacttgaggtaaaactcagccggcagcccatccatcccaggcaccttcccttttcccatcctcctaagagcgctctcaacctcttctagtgagatctgggcctccatcacgtctctaatgtcctctggcaaccgccgggacaagtgttctaaaaacacgtttccctgctctacatctatttccctttccttaaataaaccttggaaatgatcagttgtcaccctgaccatttcctctggtttacttactatactaccattttcttccctaactcccttcattaccttcctactctgtctggccctaaccgacttaaagaacatagcggaacaagtctcattatgttctagaaagccactatgcgcacgctccaggaaagctcgagccttctgctcctgcagctccctgagctgcgcctttagggctgcgaatctctcccagtcaatcgacccgccgaggttgcctgcctcgtactcgagttcaattaacctttggatacgatccacctccctcctttcctcccttttttttccttctacaatatcctattataaaagcccttatcctccccttgactaaatcccaccactctaacaccccctcgcacatggaccggaggccgtcaagcctccgaaagaaacaaaaaaaagcatcaacgaaagcctgctcctccagtatatcccgatctaacttccagtaccccctaccgaagaggcagactggcgaccccacctgcaggaacaccccgtcgtgatccgtgaagaaaacaggcaacagccgcccagacaactgacccaaagacctggatacaaaaatgtagtcgagcctccgcgcaacccccctggagttgcgccatgtaggaccgaccattgccggagtagtgtgcaggccaccatcaaccagaccatggcaagccattagcccagagatggcacctgcactgctatcaccgcctaaccctaaatctatattaaagtctcctcctatcaccaagtgcctgtttgtaacacacaggggcgccagacagtccaccatctccctcctgtctgccgccacctgtggcccatacaccccaattaacctatatctagcttctctaaacttaacatctatccccaaatctctaccctgcattattacaaaagtgttctctattttaacctctctatgcccacacaaaatccctactcctgttgagtgcacccctcctatgccccaaaaagattcccccttatcccactccctcttaaatctacacacatccccaccatccctcaggtgagcctcctgtaaaaaacagaaatcaaaccccacaccctctaaataacaaaaaaacgccctccttttaacattatcccttaaccccctaacatttagactaaaaaaagaaacagaactattcatttaattatttacaacaaataaaaaccccaaaacccaaagaaaaaccaggagactcacccgatgctcccctggtccatctccaccggcggggacgtcctctcctctcctgacgcccccccgtcctccatcccaacccatgatccaggcagtgtgttgggtcctccctccccacccaccatccccccctccctgtttgcctcagggctgcatataggggaccccatctccccaaacaggagttgggatccctctagcaaacaacccaccgacccctcactggagtcatccactaaaatgcaaggggctgaggcaaaccgggaggacaaattaccccccccccccgccactctcttaacccccccctccccctccacacccccctccctctcacttcctgccaagctccccctctttatccctttcttctttggtgaaggaggtagcggggagacacaacgtcccatccccactaacccctccaccaaatccctcatttcgacctcgaggaagcctggcaggctgtccccccactccttccccccatctccccccctcccaccccctcccctcccacatccactcctccctccttctccgtcactgtcccccttccctcttccactccttccactccttctcgtcccactgtccccttctccctcttctctgctcctccacGTTCTTCCACCTTCTTTTTAatctctccttctttttccttctttccatcttctctcctctttcttttcgcctcttccttcttcccttcttcgtccttctccgtcctctcccctgtgccatccgtacaatccgcatgcgtcctctctttcctccccccatcccccgctccccccccagctgcagacgcgtatgacctgtgacgagccgggcaatcacgccacaggtgtgctcttgagccacacccgtggcaagccttgggctcgtcacactccttggcctcgtgctcttccgacccacaaaaacaacatttcttggcgctgcacgaggccaggatatggccgtaggccatacaacgcctgcagaacgggggctgacgtgcatagtagagtgttcccctgtcagcccccagggagaacatcgccggaggatggaggtagccatccacactcttcggggactccctgagtaacgcctggaaacctctcctcccgttccagaaacccagggagtccctgaggtacctcgctgaggagacattgtccatgtacctccccagaaaggccctgacctcttcatctttcacatgcggattgtacatggttacggtgaccaccctgaagttgttcttcgccaggctggtcaccgcataatggcacaggggtcccgttttctccgcttcctttgccatcttcattacttcatcatgtttttcttctttgtgaaacgtcacatcgaaagccttctcattcgggttcccttgaaggcagagcacttccttcacctctatcctgaggcatcccatcaatatggtccttccaaaagtttccctgccccaaggttccatctccttttcagtccatgaaaatcttacggtatttgctataccaatcgccggaaccgaccaggtttgtattcatttttttttttttaagaaaaaaagcTCTGTGAAAACATCTTtaaaccaaaaaggtggagcaactaaaggtgttgactctccacatctatcaagacaactggagcactgggccagacactcttaaatagaacctggaccagctcaggtgaaacaccttcccactaacgagatggacaagccagcacaggtgtaacacatactgactaatgaGGTGACACCAATTAGTGCaccgaagacacatttcagttgaatgcattcagttgtacaactaggaactaaggtatccccctttcctacgtgctaaagtccaacctcaaaacattaatggaaaaaccaaagcctgtaacaccttccaccttaagacaacaaatatatcctatatttttgttgAACAAGTTTCTTACCACCAACAGAGaacaacttccatttcacattataatcaactGCAACGCTTCATCTTCTACAATATAAACATTGTGTCTACTGGCTGTCTACagttaaaaacaaaaacacatttctaaataataatatacaattgtatcttttctcctttttctttctATAGAATCCTAAAACTCACTTGCTTCTTGAACTCTCGTCCCCCtaaaatacagaaaagaataagagataaaaccCATGTCTAACGTTGTTGGATCGgggcccagtccccaatgtcatgcTCTAGTACATTTGGTTTGGCACATCTGAGAATGAACCCTGATATTTTAAAAGCAGGgcaacaatgtcaatataattgCACCCCAAAATTGTCAGTTGGTTGCATAAATAATTATGATTACTAAATGTTACATGaattgtaaatatgaaatatcAAAACTAAATGTACACCCCTTTGTTAATATGTATTGGCAATTATTCATTTAGtggtgaggcatggaataatCTTTTGTCAGGCTGGAtgtttgaaatatgaggtgatttgaGACATGCTTCTTTAGTAGTGGAATAAAGACCATTAGCACTTGAATGTCaagaaatactggagtgatgtcaCATTGTTAATAAAATTGATTATAGACTAATTTATTATACTGCGTCCATGTGAATAGGCTGCAAGTACgttggattttttatttttaaaataattGAAAAAAATGACCCGAAAAGACTAAAACCGAATGTGTTTGGAAGTCGGGCATAGTCttcttttcaattacattttgctAGGTGGGATGGCCCCAGTTTTAACGTGTcaaaatcaataaccaatattaTGCAGAGACAGTTGTGATatattgaaaacctaaacataagTGCTATGtatacacaaacatctgccacaataatcaCATTACATTTAAACAAGCACCTTATAAACTGCACAAACACCAGAAATGCTGCTGTTTTGACAAGTAGCAATACATCACTGAAATCGAGTTTGGAGGAAATCAGGTTGTACATGCTGTTGAAACGTTGTGAGGTTATtgaaatactcctactacaatgttaaaccattctacattgtgacatttcattgatatcatgaaacaactccttcatgcatgtattttctgatgtttaatcagagatcttttatcaaGGTATCTCTggtcacattgatcacagctataaggtaactctccagtgtgtattctctggtgtgacATCAGGCTGTTTGAccgagtaaaactcttcccacatttaTCACAgttataaggtttctctcctgtgtgtgttctcaggtgTAATGTCAGCtggctagatgtagtaaaactcttacCACATTGATCGcagctaaaaggtttctctcctgtgtgtgttctcaggtgTAAAGTCAGCtggctagatgtagtaaaactcttcccacattgatcacagctaaaaggtttctctcccgtgtgtgttctctggtgtatagttaGACAGCTAGAcctagtaaaactcttcccacattgattacagctaaatggtttatctcctgtgtgtgttctctggtgtaaagTTAGACAGCTAGAcctagtaaaactcttcccacatagATTACaactataagatttctctcctgtgtgtgttatcTGGTGGACTATCAAGGAGCTTGAAgcagtaaaactctttccacattgatcacagccatAAGATTTCGCTCCTGTGTGTGTCCGCTGGTGTACTGTCAGGTTGTTTAGCTgtgtaaaactcttcccacattgatcacagctataaggtttctctcctgtgtgtgtccgctGGTGTACTATCAGGTTGTTtagctgagtaaaactcttcccacattgatcacagctaaatggtttctctcctgtgtgtgttctcttgtgtaTAGTTAGatagctagatgtagtaaaactcttctcacattgattacagctataaggtttctctcctgtgtgtgtccgctGGTGTACTATCAGGCTGATTAGCTGAGtataactcttcccacattgatcacagccataaggtttctctccagtgtgtattctctggtgtgatttcaGGGTTTGTAGACGAATAAATgttttcccacattgatcacagccaaaagatttctctcctgtgtgaattcttTGATGTATTTTAAGGTCTACTTTAGAgttgaatctcttcccacattcagAGCCGCAGTTGGAtttcttccctgtgggtctctgctggtgtttcttgaggagttctgatctggagagactcttctctgcctcctcagcatcatgatgttgttgaggttccccagaggatccacgatagtcccgTCTCTCTCCTATGTGAacgacaaagtcagacagatggttagTGATCCCTTCCCGCGCCAATCCCGTTATTTGACAACAAtagcagagtgccaaattcaaaaacagaaatactcataataataaataaatcatacaagtgttatacatgggtttaaatatgaacttcttgttaatccggGCACAgcatcagatttcaaaaaggctttatggcgaagcaaaccatgctattatctgaggatagcaccccatcaaacatacacatgaaaatcataattCATCTCGCCAGGCacaacacaaaagtcagaaataacatataattaatgccttacctttgaagatcttcttctattggcactccaatatgtccatcGAACATCACATCTTTTTGTTTCGATAAATTCTGtcgttatatatccaaaatgtccatttatttggtgcgtttgattcagaaatacaccggttccaactcgtcCAACATGACTACACatgatctaataagttacctgtaaacttgatccaaacatttcaaataactttcctaatccaactttaggtatttttaaatgtaaataatcaatacaatttaaaacggaataaactgtgttcaataccggaggaaaacaaagtggagcttTTAGGTCGCGCGCctcaaccacaacagtacacttcACCCTCGTTCGGAACAGggcttcttcatttctcaaaggaaaaaacatcaaccaatttctagactgttgacatctagtggaagcgataggaactgcaagcaaatGCCTTAGAATTCTAGATTTCCATTGAGAAGAGAgtgacccccccaaaaaaaatcctggatggtttgccctcggggtttcgcctgccaaataatttctgttatactcacagacatcattcaaacagttttagaaccttcagtgttttctatccacatctactaataatatgcatatcctagcttctgggcctgagtagcaggcagtttactttgggcacacttttcatccggatgtgaaaatagtgccccctagcctgaagaagttttgaaggcccacaacagcagaaatccactgTTTATTTGAGGTAAAAGGTTATGCCCATAGCGTACCCACgaagttgtacaacaattgaTGTCTTAAATGATTTGACAATTAAGACAGTCAAGTTAGCAACAAGTCaaattttgtcttgttttcatatTAGTATTAATTAGAAACAAGTTATTAAAGTTGCTGAAACTCTAAGCAGTGTGCCAGAAgacttttggtctccaatataggccactttctgtgtttgctaaaattgCAGCACGAGGGCGATGCACACGCAATTTGGTagcagaaactcctccctgctaatgaggaaacagctagttatggatgtagtatatttggttgtaaaaaaactcctccctgctaatgaggaaactgctagttatggatgtagtatatctggttggagcaaaaatggtgagcGAAGATTTGTTTTTtacaatgtattctgaatattaCAGAGCACAATCAGCGTAAGATCAGGAGTGCTACTCAAGGAAACTCACATTAAGCTCTGTGTCTATTCACCAGTTCACCACCATGGGGAAAAACTCAGGGGAGTTCTCGTCGGCTGACAGCAAATATAGCAtccatttccaggttgcttacagtggggcaaaaaagtatttagtcagccaccaattgtgcatgttctcccacttaaaaacatgagagaggcctgtcattttcatcataggtacacttcaactatgacagacaaaatgagaaaaaaaatccagaaaaccacattgtaggatttttaatgaatttatttgcaaattatggtggaaaataagtatttgttcaataacaaaagtttatctcaatactttgttatataccctctgttggcaatgacagaggtcaaacgttttctgtaagtcttcacaaggttttcacacactgttgctggtattttggcccattcctccatgcagatctcctctagagcagtgatgttttggggctgttgctgggcaacacggactttcaactccctccaaagattttctatggggttgagatctggagactggctaggccactccaggaccttgaaatgcttcttacgaagccactccttcgttgcccgggcggtatgtttgggatcattgtcatgctgaaaaacccagccacgtttcatcttcaatgcccttactgatggaaggaggttttcactcaaaatctcacgatacatggctccattcattctttcctttacacggatcagttgtcctggtccctttgcagaaaaacagccccaaagcatgatgtttccacccccatgcttcacagtaggtatggtgttctttggatgcaactcagcattctttgtcctccaaacacgacgagttgagtttttaccaaaaagttacattttggtttcatctgactgtatgacattctcccaatcttcttctggatcatccaaatgctctctagcacacttcagacgggcctgggcatgtactggcttaagcagggggacacgtctggcacgtCCATTTccaaataattgctcccacagttgatttcttcaaaccaagctgcttatctattgcagattcagtcttcccagcctggtgcaggtctacaattttgtttctggtgtcctttaacagctctttggtcttggccatagtggagtttggagtgtgactgtttgaggttgtggacaggtgtcttctatactgataagttcaaacaggtgccattaatacaggtaacgaggaggacagaggagcctcttaaagaagaagttacaggtctgtgagagccagaaatcttgcttgtttgtaggtgaccaaatacttattttccaacataatttgcaaatacagtgccttgcgaaagtattcggcccccttgaactttgcaaccttttgccacatttcaggcttcaaacataaagatataaaactgtatttttttgtggagaatcaacaacaagtgggacacaatcatgaagtggaacgacatttattggatatttcaaacttttttaacaaatcaaaaactgaaaaattgggcgtgcaaaattattcagcccctttactttcagtgcagcaaactctctccagaagttcagtgaggatctctgaatgatccaatgttgacctaattgactaatgatgataaatacaatccacctgtgtgtaatcaagtctccgtataaatgcacctgcactgtgatagtctcagaggtccgttaaaagcgaagagagcatcatgaagaacaagaaacacaccaggcaggtctgagatactgttgtgaagaagtttaaagccggatttggatacaaaaatatttcccaagctttaaacatcccaaggagcactgtgcaagcgataatattgaaatggaaggagtatcagaccactgcaaatctaccaagacctggccgtccctctaaactttcagctcatacaaggagaagactgatcagagatgcagccaagaggcccatgatcactctggatgaactgcagagatctacagctgaggtgggagactctgtccataggacaacaatcagtcgtatattgcacaaatctggcctttatggaagagtggcaagaagaaagccatttcttaaagatatccataaaaagtgttgtttaaagttttccAAAAGCCACCTgggacaccaaacatgtggaagaaggtgc from Oncorhynchus clarkii lewisi isolate Uvic-CL-2024 chromosome 7, UVic_Ocla_1.0, whole genome shotgun sequence includes the following:
- the LOC139413153 gene encoding zinc finger protein ZFP2-like, coding for MSSLSYSPPAEEEKVCWTEKQGLWLNVVVKEEEEDVTIQKQVEGEAVTVKEEEKDVSVKEEEDVFRVKEEDVTVKEEEEACFGVKDEDGEITVTLKEEEDETGYLGPNSQRHVMASNGSNVERALVNTRERRDYRGSSGEPQQHHDAEEAEKSLSRSELLKKHQQRPTGKKSNCGSECGKRFNSKVDLKIHQRIHTGEKSFGCDQCGKTFIRLQTLKSHQRIHTGEKPYGCDQCGKSYTQLISLIVHQRTHTGEKPYSCNQCEKSFTTSSYLTIHKRTHTGEKPFSCDQCGKSFTQLNNLIVHQRTHTGEKPYSCDQCGKSFTQLNNLTVHQRTHTGAKSYGCDQCGKSFTASSSLIVHQITHTGEKSYSCNLCGKSFTRSSCLTLHQRTHTGDKPFSCNQCGKSFTRSSCLTIHQRTHTGEKPFSCDQCGKSFTTSSQLTLHLRTHTGEKPFSCDQCGKSFTTSSQLTLHLRTHTGEKPYNCDKCGKSFTRSNSLMSHQRIHTGELPYSCDQCDQRYLDKRSLIKHQKIHA